A single Bufo bufo chromosome 6, aBufBuf1.1, whole genome shotgun sequence DNA region contains:
- the MC3R gene encoding melanocortin receptor 3 codes for MNGSSDLFFTHSVQLNGSMDFNETLSSIEFCEQVFIKTEVFLTLGIISLLENILVILAILKNKNLHSPMYFFLCSLAVADMLVSVSNALETIVIAVQNKYLDIGDELLQQLDDVFDSLICISLVASICSLLVIAIDRYITIFYALRYHSIMTVKKALALIMIIWVSCIICGIVFIVYSESKTVIVCLITLFFTMLVLMATMYVHMFLFARLHVKRIAALPVDGVVQQRTCMKGAITITILLGVFVVCWAPFFLHLILIISCPANSYCVCYGAYFNTYLILIMCNSVIDPLIYAFRSLEMRKTFKEIICCYGMNFGKCG; via the coding sequence ATGAATGGGTCCAGTGACCTCTTCTTCACTCATTCCGTCCAGCTCAATGGGTCGATGGATTTCAATGAAACCCTGAGCAGCATTGAGTTCTGTGAGCAAGTCTTCATTAAGACTGAGGTCTTCTTGACGCTGGGGATTATCAGTTTGCTGGAAAATATCCTGGTCATACTGGCCATCCTGAAGAACAAGAACCTACACTCCCCTATGTACTTTTTCCTCTGCAGCTTGGCTGTTGCAGACATGTTGGTCAGCGTCTCAAACGCCTTGGAAACTATTGTCATTGCAGTGCAGAATAAGTATCTAGACATAGGAGATGAGCTCCTCCAGCAATTGGATGATGTGTTTGACTCTTTAATCTGTATATCTCTGGTAGCTTCTATCTGCAGCCTCTTGGTTATTGCCATAGACAGGTACATCACCATATTTTATGCTTTACGTTATCACAGCATCATGACGGTCAAGAAAGCCTTAGCCTTGATCATGATCATCTGGGTATCCTGCATCATATGTGGTATCGTATTTATTGTCTATTCCGAAAGCAAAACAGTCATTGTGTGTCTCATTACCCTGTTCTTCACCATGCTCGTCCTCATGGCCACCATGTACGTCCACATGTTCCTCTTTGCGCGTCTCCATGTAAAGCGGATCGCGGCACTGCCTGTGGACGGCGTGGTGCAGCAGCGGACGTGCATGAAAGGCGCCATTACCATCACTATTCTTTTAGGGGTGTTTGTTGTGTGTTGGGCACCCTTTTTCCTTCACCTCATCCTCATCATCTCCTGTCCTGCCAACTCCTACTGTGTCTGTTATGGTGCCTACTTCAACACGTACTTGATCCTCATCATGTGCAACTCTGTCATCGATCCTCTGATTTACGCTTTCCGCAGCCTGGAGATGCGCAAAACTTTCAAGGAGATAATTTGCTGCTACGGGATGAATTTTGGAAAATGTGGATGA